From the Deinococcus radiophilus genome, one window contains:
- a CDS encoding quinate 5-dehydrogenase yields the protein MSKPSSDLPALRDWQPAPPGYKHVVSISLGGSKRNAREEIEVLGQPFVLERLGTDGDARQAAGLFEALDGRVDAFGLGGADLYVLADGQRYTFNNVRKLVAHARQTPVLDGSGLKNTLERHATAQLDAELNWQTQRVLMVSAVDRFGMAEALAVAGADVVYGDLIFGLNLDFPIRSLDALRRAARLLLPPLTTLPQDWFYPTGDKQNESVQGKGTRYYAWADVIAGDTHFAKRYAPHDLSGKTVLTQTITEADRDWMKDRGVARLITTTPRIGSRNFATNVLEAFFVTLSGKREALTPEEYLHYIEQVGFRPEINQLN from the coding sequence ATGTCCAAACCAAGTTCCGATCTGCCCGCGCTGCGGGACTGGCAGCCTGCTCCGCCGGGATACAAACATGTGGTCAGTATTTCGCTGGGGGGCAGCAAGCGGAATGCACGTGAGGAAATAGAAGTTCTGGGTCAGCCCTTTGTGCTGGAGCGGCTAGGGACAGACGGCGATGCCCGTCAGGCGGCGGGACTTTTTGAAGCCTTGGACGGCCGGGTTGATGCTTTTGGCCTAGGTGGAGCCGATCTGTACGTGCTTGCGGATGGACAGCGCTATACCTTCAACAATGTGCGGAAGCTGGTGGCACATGCACGGCAAACCCCTGTACTGGACGGTTCTGGCCTGAAGAATACCCTGGAGCGACATGCAACAGCTCAGCTGGACGCTGAGCTGAACTGGCAGACCCAGCGGGTTCTGATGGTCAGCGCGGTGGACCGTTTCGGGATGGCCGAGGCGTTGGCTGTAGCGGGCGCAGATGTGGTGTACGGTGACCTGATTTTCGGACTCAATCTGGACTTTCCAATTCGCAGTTTGGATGCCCTGCGCCGCGCAGCCCGGCTGTTGTTACCTCCCTTGACCACTTTGCCGCAGGATTGGTTTTATCCGACGGGGGATAAGCAAAACGAGAGTGTGCAGGGGAAGGGGACCCGTTACTATGCCTGGGCCGATGTCATTGCTGGGGACACGCACTTTGCCAAGCGGTATGCGCCGCATGACTTGAGCGGCAAAACGGTCCTGACCCAGACCATTACCGAAGCGGACCGCGACTGGATGAAGGACCGTGGCGTGGCTCGACTGATTACCACGACCCCGCGCATAGGATCGCGCAACTTTGCGACCAACGTGCTGGAAGCGTTTTTCGTAACACTGAGCGGCAAACGCGAAGCCCTAACCCCAGAGGAATACCTACACTACATTGAGCAAGTAGGGTTTCGGCCAGAGATCAATCAACTGAACTGA
- the pdxR gene encoding MocR-like pyridoxine biosynthesis transcription factor PdxR, with amino-acid sequence MWRVLTQLNLDRTSDTPLTRQLAAGLRALITTGQLPAGERLPPTRQLAAELGLSRGTVTEVFETLSAEGYLEGRVGAGTYVRALPGTQQPLGQASQRARLLASLEQPRGSAGPIRPLRHSRADPRLFPWRTWARLEAQTDWQPGLGASAAGWPPLREQVTAYLQRERGLACTPEQIIITTGTQQALDLAARTLLDHGEAAALENPGYPGTRSALLAAGIRPLSLRVDEGGLDTDTLWRQAQARLVCVAPAHQFPIGATLSPARRLELVRWAETRGSWILEDDYDSEYRYAGPPLTPLQASSRRVIHMGTFSAFLFSGLRLGFLVVPPELIGSFSAVKQALDRGSSWRDSATLARFMAEGHFARHLGRTRRIYAARHDLLAAEVQALGGQLLSTGRGLHLTAHWPQERALLPLAQRVGLDLSAVQEYTWGSRREPAPPGLLLGFAAYDAEELRRATRQMSELISSVD; translated from the coding sequence ATGTGGCGCGTCCTGACCCAGCTGAATTTAGACCGTACCTCGGACACCCCACTCACCCGGCAGTTGGCTGCTGGGTTACGTGCCTTGATCACTACGGGTCAGCTCCCGGCAGGCGAACGCCTCCCCCCCACCCGTCAACTGGCTGCCGAGCTGGGGTTGTCGCGTGGAACAGTGACCGAGGTCTTTGAAACCCTCAGCGCCGAGGGCTACTTGGAAGGCCGGGTCGGAGCCGGAACCTACGTGCGGGCGTTGCCTGGCACACAGCAGCCGCTGGGGCAGGCCTCACAGCGGGCGCGGCTGCTGGCCAGCCTGGAACAGCCCAGAGGGTCTGCTGGCCCGATCCGCCCCCTGCGCCACTCACGGGCCGATCCCCGGCTGTTTCCCTGGCGCACCTGGGCGCGGCTGGAAGCCCAGACCGACTGGCAGCCGGGCTTGGGTGCCAGCGCGGCTGGTTGGCCGCCGCTGCGTGAACAGGTGACCGCCTACTTGCAGCGTGAGCGGGGCTTGGCCTGCACGCCGGAGCAGATCATCATCACCACTGGCACACAGCAAGCGCTGGATCTGGCCGCCCGAACCCTGCTGGACCACGGCGAGGCCGCTGCCCTGGAAAATCCCGGCTACCCTGGTACACGCTCGGCACTGCTGGCTGCAGGCATACGCCCCCTCAGCCTCAGGGTAGACGAAGGCGGCCTGGACACGGACACACTGTGGCGACAAGCGCAGGCCCGCTTGGTCTGTGTGGCACCAGCGCACCAGTTTCCTATAGGGGCTACCCTTAGCCCGGCGCGGCGTCTGGAACTGGTCCGATGGGCCGAGACGCGGGGCAGCTGGATTCTGGAAGACGATTACGACTCCGAGTACCGCTACGCTGGACCGCCGCTCACCCCCTTGCAGGCCTCCAGCCGCCGGGTCATTCATATGGGTACATTTTCCGCCTTTCTCTTTTCGGGACTGCGCCTGGGCTTCTTGGTGGTGCCTCCCGAACTGATCGGCAGTTTCAGCGCAGTCAAACAGGCTCTAGACCGGGGATCGTCATGGCGAGACAGCGCCACTCTGGCCCGCTTTATGGCTGAGGGACACTTCGCTCGGCACCTGGGACGGACCCGGCGTATTTATGCGGCGCGGCACGACCTGCTGGCTGCCGAAGTCCAAGCATTAGGCGGCCAGTTGCTGTCCACGGGCCGGGGCCTTCATCTGACTGCCCACTGGCCTCAGGAGCGTGCCCTGCTTCCCCTGGCACAGCGGGTGGGCCTAGACCTCAGCGCTGTGCAGGAGTACACCTGGGGAAGCCGCCGTGAGCCTGCCCCACCAGGTCTGCTGCTAGGCTTTGCTGCCTATGACGCAGAGGAATTGCGGCGAGCGACCAGACAAATGAGCGAGCTGATCAGTTCAGTTGATTGA
- the pdxS gene encoding pyridoxal 5'-phosphate synthase lyase subunit PdxS: MTNQSEGQGVQKVQRGFAEMFKGGVIMDVVTADQARIAEEAGATAVMALERVPADIRKDGGVARMSDPKMIKEIIGAVSIPVMAKVRIGHLVEAQILQAIGVDFIDESEVLTPADDQYHIDKHAFKVPFVCGAKNLGEALRRVGEGAAMIRTKGEAGTGNIIEAVRHARTVLGEIRQIQARPLEELMTVARDLSAPYDLVRYVHEHGKLPVVNFAAGGVATPADAALMMQLGLDGVFVGSGIFKSDNPERRAKAIVQAVTHYQNAELLAEISEDLGAPMTGINIDELLPEERLAARGW, encoded by the coding sequence ATGACCAACCAGAGTGAAGGACAGGGCGTTCAGAAAGTACAGCGTGGATTTGCCGAGATGTTCAAAGGCGGCGTGATCATGGATGTGGTGACGGCAGACCAGGCCCGGATTGCCGAGGAAGCCGGTGCGACTGCTGTCATGGCGCTGGAACGTGTGCCAGCCGACATCCGTAAAGACGGCGGCGTGGCCCGCATGAGCGACCCTAAGATGATCAAGGAGATTATCGGTGCTGTCAGCATCCCCGTGATGGCTAAGGTGCGCATCGGACATCTGGTGGAGGCGCAGATTTTGCAGGCCATCGGCGTGGACTTTATCGACGAATCCGAAGTGCTGACCCCCGCCGACGACCAGTACCACATCGATAAGCACGCCTTCAAGGTGCCGTTCGTGTGCGGCGCCAAGAACCTCGGCGAAGCGCTGCGCCGTGTGGGCGAAGGTGCCGCCATGATCCGCACCAAGGGTGAAGCTGGCACCGGGAACATCATTGAAGCCGTGCGCCATGCCCGCACCGTACTGGGCGAGATCCGCCAGATTCAGGCCCGCCCGCTGGAGGAGCTGATGACGGTGGCCCGCGACCTGAGTGCTCCCTATGACCTGGTGCGCTATGTGCATGAGCACGGCAAGCTGCCAGTGGTGAACTTTGCAGCGGGTGGCGTGGCGACACCTGCTGACGCCGCTCTGATGATGCAACTGGGCCTGGACGGCGTGTTCGTAGGCAGCGGTATCTTCAAGAGCGACAACCCCGAGCGCCGTGCCAAGGCCATTGTGCAGGCCGTGACGCACTATCAGAACGCCGAACTGCTGGCTGAGATCAGCGAAGATCTGGGCGCCCCCATGACCGGCATCAACATTGACGAACTGCTCCCCGAAGAGCGCCTGGCCGCTCGCGGTTGGTAA
- the pdxT gene encoding pyridoxal 5'-phosphate synthase glutaminase subunit PdxT, translating into MTGTPSADLHPGTDGAPQIGVLALQGAFREHAQALGRLGAEVREVRLPADLADLSGVVMPGGESTTMRRLLAATGLGAALHDFHAAGGALWGTCAGAILLARQVTGDSNVPGLPPTLRLMDIAVQRNAYGRQVDSFTAPLDVVGLDAPFEAFFIRAPVMSGVGGTTEVLAEYDGLPVLVRQGRLMASTFHPELSGDDRLHGLFLELIAQK; encoded by the coding sequence CTGACTGGTACGCCCTCGGCTGATCTGCACCCTGGGACTGACGGGGCACCACAGATCGGTGTCCTGGCACTGCAGGGAGCCTTCCGTGAGCACGCACAGGCTCTGGGGCGGCTAGGGGCCGAGGTGCGCGAAGTTCGCTTGCCTGCCGACCTGGCAGATCTAAGCGGCGTGGTGATGCCTGGTGGCGAAAGTACCACCATGCGCCGCCTGCTGGCGGCCACGGGTCTAGGAGCAGCGCTGCATGACTTCCATGCGGCGGGTGGGGCACTGTGGGGAACCTGCGCCGGGGCCATTTTGCTGGCACGGCAGGTCACTGGGGACTCGAATGTGCCGGGTCTGCCTCCCACTTTGCGGCTGATGGACATCGCTGTGCAGCGCAACGCTTACGGACGCCAGGTAGATTCTTTTACCGCGCCGCTGGATGTGGTTGGGCTGGACGCGCCGTTCGAGGCCTTCTTTATCCGCGCCCCGGTGATGAGTGGAGTAGGTGGCACCACCGAGGTCTTGGCCGAGTATGACGGGCTGCCAGTGCTGGTGCGTCAGGGCCGCTTGATGGCCAGCACCTTTCACCCAGAGCTGAGTGGGGATGACCGCTTACATGGTCTTTTTCTGGAACTGATCGCGCAGAAGTAG
- the hflX gene encoding GTPase HflX has product MRREVSVLIDRRGRVMSVSVADAKAAELPDTRQGENRLSGYHLLHTHPRGGELSKGDLSTLFMKRLDAVSAIEVQDGRPGQVHTAHLTPPGSTVEEEDWRILPPVPSFDIDEFDLAAQVSALEEEIARASRTREASKDREQAILVQIDTGEVDAEERLEELGELARTAGAEVVYRELVYRRHLKAGTLVGAGKLEELTSRAYHLDADLLIFGQELGAAQAREIEASTGLKVIDRSQLILDIFAQHAQGQESRLQVELAQLRYMKPRLLGAGAQLSRIGASGGSAASGAIGTRGPGETKLELDRRRINDRIAFLEAQLREVAVRREERRKSRERNSVPVVGIVGYTNAGKSTLLNALTHAAEEPRRVLAANKLFATLRPTSRQGYLDAVGQVVLTDTVGFIRDLPQDLTRAFRATLEEIGDSDVLVHVLDASSDASELHFEAVTRILDELDLSDIPTVVALNKADQARPAELARLQERLTQAGAQTVVISAFKRQRLDELRQAVAQALQRQGFEPTDYAAMHTAG; this is encoded by the coding sequence GTGCGCCGCGAAGTCAGCGTGCTGATTGACCGCCGGGGCCGCGTCATGAGCGTCAGTGTGGCCGACGCCAAAGCCGCTGAGCTGCCCGATACCCGTCAGGGTGAGAACCGCCTGTCGGGCTATCACCTGCTGCACACCCACCCACGCGGCGGTGAGCTGAGCAAGGGCGACCTTTCTACGCTGTTCATGAAGCGCCTAGACGCTGTCAGTGCCATTGAGGTGCAGGACGGGCGCCCAGGACAGGTCCACACCGCCCACCTGACCCCTCCCGGCAGTACCGTGGAGGAAGAGGACTGGCGTATCCTACCGCCGGTCCCCAGCTTTGACATCGACGAATTTGACCTGGCAGCCCAGGTTTCGGCGCTGGAAGAGGAAATCGCCCGCGCCAGCCGCACCCGCGAAGCCAGTAAAGACCGTGAGCAGGCCATCTTGGTGCAGATCGATACCGGTGAGGTAGATGCCGAGGAGCGGCTGGAGGAGCTGGGCGAACTGGCCCGCACTGCCGGAGCCGAGGTGGTGTACCGCGAGCTGGTGTACCGCCGTCACCTTAAGGCCGGAACGCTAGTCGGTGCCGGTAAGCTGGAAGAACTGACCAGCCGTGCCTATCACCTGGACGCCGACCTGCTAATTTTCGGGCAGGAGCTGGGTGCAGCCCAGGCCCGCGAGATCGAGGCCTCTACTGGCCTCAAGGTCATTGACCGCAGCCAGCTGATCCTGGATATTTTCGCGCAGCACGCGCAGGGCCAGGAAAGCCGCTTGCAAGTGGAGCTGGCACAGCTGCGTTATATGAAACCCCGTTTGCTGGGCGCAGGCGCGCAGCTGTCGCGTATCGGGGCATCGGGCGGTAGTGCGGCCAGCGGTGCGATCGGCACCCGCGGCCCCGGTGAAACCAAGTTGGAGCTGGACCGCCGGCGTATCAACGACCGCATTGCTTTCCTGGAAGCCCAGCTGCGTGAAGTGGCCGTGCGCCGCGAGGAACGCCGCAAGAGCCGCGAGCGTAACTCGGTGCCCGTCGTGGGCATCGTGGGTTACACCAACGCCGGAAAATCCACCCTGTTGAACGCTCTGACCCACGCCGCCGAGGAACCCCGCCGCGTGCTCGCCGCCAACAAGCTGTTTGCCACGCTGCGCCCAACCAGCCGTCAGGGCTATCTGGACGCTGTAGGACAGGTCGTGCTGACCGACACGGTGGGCTTTATCCGTGACTTGCCCCAGGACCTGACACGGGCCTTCCGCGCCACCCTAGAAGAAATCGGTGACTCGGATGTGCTGGTGCATGTGCTGGATGCCAGCAGCGACGCCAGCGAGCTGCACTTTGAGGCCGTGACCCGCATTCTGGACGAGCTGGACCTGAGCGATATTCCCACGGTAGTGGCGCTGAACAAGGCCGATCAGGCCCGCCCCGCCGAACTGGCCCGCCTACAAGAGCGGCTGACCCAGGCTGGTGCCCAGACAGTGGTCATCAGCGCCTTTAAGCGTCAGCGACTGGACGAGCTGCGCCAAGCAGTGGCTCAGGCCTTGCAGCGCCAGGGCTTTGAGCCGACTGACTACGCGGCCATGCACACCGCTGGCTGA